A region of the Pungitius pungitius chromosome 8, fPunPun2.1, whole genome shotgun sequence genome:
TTCTTATGCGCATGTTTCACTTGTATAACGATATCTCACCTGACCTCTGTAGGAtatgttttgtgctttttgtcATTAACAAATCACCACTGTGTAAATGTCCTGCTGTGTCCACAGAAGATTAAAGAGGAGGTAACGTCACCAAAGACAACAAAGCGTGTTCGGGAGAGTCCTGCTCAGGAGCCTGATGAGGCTGAGAAAGCTGCACCTAAAAGGCCGAAGACACGGGTGAGAGGGAACCCTTTAATGTATTCTTGCGGCGGGGGCTAGTTTGCCACATTGACTTTTCTCTTTAATTGTTGAATGCAATAATTATGCATCATATACCGCTATCGAAAGGTTATCTTGTACATATATACAGCATATTTTTCACAGGTTGTAGACGTGACATTGCATTGCTCGTCGTTTCAgtcatttcattgtttgttcCTCCAGGATCCACGGAGCTCACGCTCAGATGGAGAagctgaggtagaggaggaaAGCTCTTCAGAAAGCCGCAGTGCTCAGGACGATGGCAGCAGTGACGCCAAAGACATCGATCAAGACAACCGCAGCTCATCTCCAAGCATTCCCAGCCCTCAGCAGGGCAACGAGAGTGACTCCGACTCCTCTGCCCAGCCCAACGGCGTCCCATCAGAtcccaccgccgccgccgccgccgccgccgctgctgctgctgcgtcggCCGACCCACCAATCCCTCAGGCCCTCCCCTTTCAGGGCCGCCCCATAACTCCGCAGCCAATGCAAAGCGACTCCCCTACTGATCCTGCCCagagcccccctcctccttccacagACCCCCGTCAGCCAGCTGCTGGTCAGTTAGCTGGCACGGGGGGCCCGATCAGCCGCCCGCAGCCCGCCCCTCACTCTCTTTCTGCTCCACCATCTCTTCCGTCGGCGTTGGGTCAGGACTCCcctctttctgcagcatttcagCCCCCGCCGGTTCTCAACTCTACACACCCTCATGGCCCGTCACCTCAGGCCCCCCCGCGACCCGCGCCCTTCTTTAGGGAGTCTCAGCTCCCCCAACCTCTTCTGTCCGGCACACAAGTCAAGCCTCCTCCCACCACTCCCATTCCACCATCACACAAACAGATGCCCCATCAGTCCGCTACACCTTTCCCCCAGATGCCTGCtaatctcccccctccccctgctttAAAGCCACTCAATATTCTGCCCAACCAACATCCTCCGGgtgctccccctccccctcttcagCTCATGCCACAGCCCTTGCCAATGCAGCTCCTCCCTACCCAACTCCCAGTGATCTCTCAGGTGCAGAACCACCCTGGAAAGAGCATGACTTCCTCTCATCCACCTGCTGCGGCCTCCCACCCTCTCACTTCTGTAACATCCTCTAATATTGGCCCCGTCCCAAGCCTCCAGCCGTCGTTcccgcctcttcctctgagACCCTCGTCGATTACCGTGGCGGGAGGATGCCAAATCCAGATAAAAGAAGAGCCACTGgatgagatggaggaggctgaaAGCTCACCGCCTCCACCTCGGAGTCCCTCGCCCGAGCCCACCGTAGTGAGCGTGGCAAGCCACGCCAGCCAGTCTGCACGGTACGTCCGGagagcttctttttttagtttggaGTCACATTTGTAAATGTTCTTATTAGTACAGTGTAGAGTACTTATAGATACAATTGTATCTCTAAATTCTATAATAACTCACAAGAATTGTACCTCAAACGATCTTTTGATTTGTGAAAGTCTATTAGTTAAACAGTCGCccctcttttatttctttcaggtttatcaaacatttggaTCGCGGTTACAACTCTTGTGCAAGAACAGACCTGTTCTTCACTCCGCTCTCGTCCTCCAAGCTGGCCAAGAAAAGGGAGGAGGCGGTTGAAAGGTCCAGGAGGGAGGCCGAGCTCTGTGCTCGACAAGAACGCGAAAGGGAGAAAGAccgagagagggagcgagaaaGGGAGGCGGACAGAAGTGCTGTGAGTCCTTCCTGTTTCAAACGTGTCCCGTCATATTCCCGTCTGAGTTGTCTCACACGCTGCCTTTTCCTCACAGagagcctccagctcctcccacGACAGTCGTATGAGTGATGTTCAGATGACGGTTCAGGGCCACGGACGCCCGTCCTTTGAGCAGCCGCCCACCACCGTAGCCGCGGTGCCCCCCTACATCGGCCCCGATACGCCGGCTCTGCGCACCCTGAGCGAATACGCCCGACCCCACGTCATGTCGCCCAGCAACCGCAACCACCCCTTCTACGTGTCACTGAGCCCCGGCGACCCCTTGCTGGCCTACCACATGCCCGGTCTGTACGGCGCCGAGCCCGGCCTCAGAGAGCGCGAGCTGAGGAACATGCGGGAGAGGGAGCTCCGAGAGAGGATGAAGCCTGGCTTTGAGGTCAAGCCCCCCGACATGGAAACCTTACACCCCTCGGCCAACCCCATGGAGCACTTTGCCCGGCACGGGGCCATCGGCCTGCCTCACATACCCGGGCCTCCCCACCACTTTGCATCCTTCCACCCTGGCCTGAACCAGATGGAGCGTGAGAGGATGATGCTGGCAGGACCTCAGCTGCGCCCCGAACTGAGTTACGCAGAGCGACTCACCGCAGAGCGGCTCCACGCCGAGAGGATGGCGTCTGTGGCCACGGACCCGGCTGTCAGGCTGCAGATGCTCAACGTGACGCCGCACCATCACCAGCACTCTCACATTCactcccacctccacctgcaccaaCAGGATCCCCTTGGTCAAGGTGAGTTTTGACTTATTGGAGTTATGGATTAAAGAGTCAGTGGTGTTCAGAACCTGCATTTACTGTATGATTTATTCCTTTGTCAAGGTTCAGGCCCTCATCCACTAGTGGACCCCCTGGCAACAGGACCACGTTTGGCCCGGTTCCCCTTCCCCGGCGGCCCAATCCACAACCCATTACTCAGCGATCTTCCTCATGATCATGAGATGCTGCGCCACCCACTGTTTGGTTTGTAATCTCAACTCACAGCCCACAacttaattgtgtttttgagtCCAGCTCtagtttacatttctttttctgtgttttctgcaggAGGTGCATATCCAAGAGAGCTACAGGGCTCCATTCCTCAGATGTCTGCCGCTCACCAGCTCCAGGCCATGCACGCTCagtctgcagagctgcagaggatGGCTATGGAGCAGCAGTGGCTGCATGGGCATCACCTGCATGGAGGCCCTCTACCGAGTCAGGAGGATTATTACAGGTAAGGAGCTTCAACAACTGATCTAGTGCACCGATTGGGACAATTACattggcatgttttttttttttttcctgtgatgaaatatttttgtatttctgaaTGCAATTGTGGAGACAAAATGATAGATTATCCTCATTGCTCAgtttaacacatttaaaatgtgtttctttgtttccgTTCTCGAAAGCCGCCTGAAGAAAGAAGGTGACAAACCATCTTGAGTGACAGGTGGTGCATGCCCCCAAACCCTACACCCATACCCAATAGaatactgtgtactttttaaaactttaagagaatatttgtgtcttttcttttgttttaatatattttagaaAAATCTTTGTGGATCTTTATGTGCATTCCTTGTTCAGCACTTAATGAGACTGACAAAGTCCATCCGAGATTTTCATATCACTTAAGACTTCATTCTAGTTTTATtactaaaataacaaacaatcTCACACATTCATGTGAAATTTTAAATGGCAGATTTTCTCTAACAAACTGAGTCGCAGTGATGAATTTGCTCAAATAGCTCTCATAAAGGATATGAAAACAGGCTGACTTTGGTCCTACGTTTAAATATCTATGATTTCCTTGTacagaataacatttaaatCTGTGTCTGGATGATTGTACCAACCAAGCATGACTCAACCTTAATTTTTCACCAAACTAGAGTAGCAAGTTGCATTGTGGTGTTTAGACTTTGAAATCATAGTAGAGTTTGGTTTTACTCTTAAATCTGCTAAATATTTGTCTAAATCCTAAAGTTTTATATATCAAGATATCTTTTCACAGTATAACCGAAGCTTTTATTCGCTCATTTTTGAGATTGTAAATATTAATGTTCACATTATTCTATATGAATTAGTACTATAGCAGTAGATGTGAACACTTGACCCTCGATTAAGCACGATAGCAGTAAATCATAAGCTAAAACAGCATATAGTATTATAAGGCGAGATAATTATTAATTGGACCACGATCTGTCGATTGATACAAACTTTTATCAGAATAAtgtatttacattgttttaatcAGAATAAGTTAATTGGAGAGACACTAAATATTGAgctttttaaatggattttaaaagaaCGGCCTTTACATTCAATATTTATGTGACATAATATGAAAATGTATCcattacatatttatttcaataaatatttcTCCAATGACACCTTATTCTCTTGGAGTTCCTTTGAAACAACAGCCTTTGGTATTACAAACTTATGAAGCACACCTTGCTTAAATAAGTGCAGTCAGCCATTATTGTTCAACTGAAGGATCGTGTTTAAGGATACGGCTTCTGGTACTGAGGCCCTTCTGTTTATTTAATATGGCTACAAATCCAGAACACCGATCGGTGTAACATGTTTTCAACTGCATTTATTTGACTGAGGTGTACTAGATAAGCATGTGTACATACTGTGTGAAAATGACAGTATAGGATCATGTTAGCTCTGTTTCTTCCTCCATATGTCAACTTGGATAGAGAAGCATGTATTCATAacttttttgcattaaatcactAACTCCACTCAACATATTCATGTAAAGTCGTATGTTCCCAGTCTAGTTGGCAAAAAGAATTCTTctgacaacaattattttttagaaaatgcGACAGataatttacataaaagcaACTGAGACGGCAACACCCAAAGGATATGCATGTTTTATTATGGCGGATATGTATAACGGCCAATTATACTACATATTACTTTTACAAATTGACATAGCTTTGTGTTAACTCAAAGACTCAAAGCAGACTCAAGCATTTTTGGAACCACTTGGAAGATGTTAACCCATAAAGAACAGCCCATGGTACCTACTGAAGCTTCTATTACAGACATTACACATCAGACCGAAAGCCTTCAACTAAATACTTTCTTActgttgtgtccctgtggttcTACAAAGACACTTCTATAATGGTCCACATCAACATCTCTTTACCCTGAACTAATGAATCAAATGTTTACAACAAATCCAACGAAAAAGACCCAAACCATCtaaatgtttgttcattttcaacTCAACTAGCTTGTTGGTGGCTCTGAACCAAATGAATATTATTAGCAAAATAATCTCCGTAATCACCTCGGCACTAGAGGGTTTGTGACTATGACTATTGTGTCTGAGCGactacatttatttcattgttattttttgtccGCCTACAAATAGGACGTTTCACCCTTTTATGAAAATATCTGAGTTAAAACTTTAAAACTGAACGTATATGCGTCTATTTCCCAATGTATAATTTATTCTTTAGATTGATTCCAACtatatttattgcaaataagCGTTTTAGCACCGGGACTATCCCCCCAATCTGtaaggaataaataaaatatctgaAAAAGTGCATTTCTTGTTAACAAGACAGACAGATAACGTCAAACATAAGTTTGCAAAGCTCAAGTACATTACTGCCATTTTTGTATGCAGTAGATTTCACAGATGGACCCAGGTGTGTGAGGGATTATCTTAAGAggggttcttcttcttcacataGTGCCGCAGGTACTGGATGGCCGACAGCGCGCTCACGTTTGCTAAAACAGCTGCACAACAAAAGTCCATTTGAAGAACTGGATTTCAATTTGCCATATTATACACGTTCTGTCACCGAGGACGTGGCTTCAAACTAAACATATTTATCCAACAATCAATAATCATAGTTATTTTTATCACGTTTTCGACACACAAATATTCATTATCAGATTTTAAATCCAGTGTTGCTGAACTGCGCAGAAAGGTTTGACGTCACATTTCAGGAATAAGCTGATTGAGGAAGATGTTTTCAGGGGTCCGTGATGTTTACATTCAAGACTCCGGGTTTTAGCTAACTTGGTCCATTTCTGACTAGCGCCGCACTATCACTGCATGGAGCATCCTACCTGCTTTCCAGGCGTCGGCACCATCTGGATCAGAAGATTTTAACACCCAGGAGGCAAAAGCGATGCAGACCAAACACATGTCTGACTGCTTCAGCGTGGAGAAGATGCCCTCTCGTCCTGCAagagacaaacgcacacaacaaTGGGATTTGATTTCATCTGTAGTTGTGCTTTGTGTCTGCCTTGCTTCTTACACACAGCCGCATGAGAGCGCTCACACTTACTCGTCGTCCTGAAGGCTTCCCAAACGCTCTGCTGTGCGGCCAGTTCTCTAAACAGCTGAGAAGGAGCTGAAGAGACTGAAGGATCCGCACTCTTCTCGACCGGAACCGCCCAGGAGCCGGACGTCCCGCGCCAGCTGCCACCTTTGTCTGGAAAGCAAATCTTCCTCATCAAACTTTTCCAAACGTAAAATCCGTGCGACGCCGCCGCCCCGCAGTCGCTGTCGTGGACGAAAGCGCGAGACGAGACTCTGATGGGGGAGAAGtggtcgtcgtcctcctcgcggTCCGCACTCAAGAAAACCCAGGGAGGATTTGAGAATGTGAGTTCTCTTACGGTGGGACGGGAAGAGGAGAAAATGGGAATGGGTTTCTCATCGTGGAGGGAAAAGAAGGGCATTTCATCCCTGAATGTCCAAAGCGGAAAGTCCATCCCGGGAGAAACGGAGACGTCCCCTGGCTTGTAAGCGGGGACACAGCGGAAGTCGCTCTCTGTTTCATCCTCTCTGAAAGCGTCTAGAAACCCTTCAGGGAAGACGATTGCATAATGTCCATCCGTGAGAGGCGCAGGGATTGGTGCCAACAAGCTGCCGCTTGCTTTTAGAAGCCCTTCGGCCCCCAGGAACCGGCTGCTCTCGTCGTCACCAGGAAGCACCTGGGCAGGTAAGCGCTCTGCGTTGAGAGCTCGTACATTTTGCACGCTTCTGCTTTTTGTGATTCGTCTCGGGCGGGCGAGTCGGCGGGATGCGAacgcgtcctcgtcctcgtcctccggaCGCGTCCTTGCGACGTCCCCCGAAGGCACAAGTGTCGCGTTTCCCTCATTGCTTGTGGAGGTCTCCTCTTCCTGGCCCGCGCCGCTCGCGCTTCGTCCTTTGTCGCTTTTGGGCTCAGGACTGGGGTTCCCGCTGGAGTATTCCTCCTCAGCATCGGAGGTGGAAAAGTCCCAGCTCCAACGGTCCGGCTTGGATTCGTCAGGCTGCGTGAAATAGTCCGAGTCAGCAGTGCTGGACACGTCCGTCAGACGGCCATCACACGGACTGTGCTCCCGGGTGTCCTCCAGAGAGACCAGGTCCTCCACATGTGGCGTCCCCCTGGGAGGACCGCTTCCGCCCCCCCTCAGCTGCAAAATGTCGTTTATCGTCAACCTTTCCATTTCGTCCCAAAAGGCAGAGATGGCGTACACAGGCCGCTCGTGGCCCGCGGCCTCGGCGTACGTCTCAGGGCTGTCTGCCTCGCAGCAGCAGCGTGTGACCGTCAAGTCGGGAACGGAGAGAAGACGGTCCCCTGAAGGGCTGCCACACGCCGGAGGGCTAATTCCCCGTTTTGGGGGTCCACGTGTTTCCGAGGGTGTGTCTGCGTCAGCTGCCAATTTGTCAACAGCGGCAGATGGGAATGTCTGGGTGGCATCTGCCCTTTCGTGACCCTCCGAGTTGGCAGCTGTCACACTGGGAGAGAGAGTGGTATTGCGGGAAGGCACGTGGCCGCCCTGCGCGTCGTCGTCCGCGCCGCCATTCGCGCTGAGACGCAACAGATTTGGGTTTTCCGTCGGAGAGGAGGAGCTTTGCGAATGGCGTTGTTCCTCCAGCGACTCGGCGGCGGACACGAAGCTTTCAGAGTCGGAGCTGTGAGTGGAGGAGAAGTCGACGACGTCCTCGAACTCATCGGACGCCGCGCTCTCTCCGCTCGTCATTGGCTCGCCGACGCTGCGTTTGGGGGAAGGAGGTGTCACCAGCTCTTCTGACCAACCGTCTTCTGCCCTGGGGGTCAAAGGCATTTGTGATGCACCTGAAAGGATTCCCTCATGAGTGCTCTCAGGATCTTCTTCAGCCAAATCTTTCACCCGGGTTGGGTTTTCTGTTGTGACATCCTCTGGGTCAAATTCACAATGTTCTCCCATTATCTGTAACTCTAAGCCATCTTCGTGTGACCCGTCTTGTCCCGGCCTACACGTGTCCTTGCCCTTAAGATTTCGCTTTcgcctttgtctttttcttacAGGGACGGCACGCGGGCGCCGCGGCGCAGGGCTGACGTTCACCGTCACGAACCAGcgctctttttctccccccaaaGCGGCGCCAGTCACACCCTGCCGCGCGGCCCTGTCCGCCGCGTGCGATTCGTTCAAATCGACCGCTGCTCGGTCGCCAGGAAGCGGGTCACGTTTCACGTCGCCCTCCATCTGCACGTCTCCGTCTTCTCCCTTCAGCGCCGGGTCTTTGGCGAGGTGCTCCGCTCCTACAGACGGAGCGAGGCGCATTTCAGCTTTTGTTGCGAGGTCTCCTTCTCCTGTTGCAGCGCTCTGAATGTTAGGCCTTGACGTGTACTTTTCACAACCCGAGtagttcttctcctccaggcaGCATCCCGCGGCGCTGCTTTCGACTCCGTCCCCGTTTGCAGCGGCGTTCGGCCCCTTTGGGCCCGCGCTGCAGACCGGACTTGAGTTTCCCGAATCCTCCAAATCAGTGAGGCTCGCGCTGTCGTGGCGGGCGAGAGGCGGTCGAGGCAGATCGCACTCCTCGCTCTCCTCATAGAAGACGGTCCAGTCACACTCCGCAATGTGCATGCTGTGATCTAAATCGTCCATTTTGACACATCGCATGCTCCTCAATctgaaagaaaagaatatatatatattggtatTTTGCATGAGAAATATTGAAAGTTGCTTTATATAGTGTGTAGCAGTTCATCCTTTGTTTCACCGCAGACTTGTGGTTAAAGTTCCATCGACACGTTTGAGTTAAATATAGAGCGCTTTCATCTGCAGCTCAACATTGCTTGTAATCAGCCGTCATTAGGAACACAAACTGCTTAGTGTGAAGTAGTGCAAAGCAACGGTAGaatgtcgaggggggggggggacgcgatCAATAACAAGCCTTGGAAAACTCTGATCATATCACCTGATGTGAGATATTCAGATGTCCAATGTCAGGGCACAACATTCTGTATCATTTTAACAAACATACTTGGTGATGTTCGTTGATGCGTCATATCAGAGAAAACCATCGCTGAAATAAGTTTATagagctgtttttctttatttctcagAAGCGGAGTGTTGCCCCTCAAATACTCCACTTCAAAGTCAGCAAAGGTCTTGTCTATTACATTAGTATTACATTATCAACTCAaccaacacaagcataaactacaATAAATTGTTGTTAATGTTTCTACAGCTGAAAGAAAACCTACCTTTagttttgaatgacagtgtccCGTTTGAAAGTGTTTTCTCCCTGAAGGGACATTTCAGCTGTGATGTCTGTCCTTGTGCGCTATAAATAGAGCCGTATGTCCAGTCACATGTAGCTCCAAACTATTACCAGAGGTATGACATTTCACTACCTAAAAATACAAGCCATCATACAGTTAAGAGGGGAGAAAGAACCAATTCCATTGTTTACACAATAAAGGATAGATGGCACTTTCTTGATAAATCAGGGATAGGTTTTATATTTAGTGCATTAATTTAAAGCAGTCTGAGAGGTCATATAACTGcacaaagataaataaatggtaATGGAAAGGTGCTTTATTTCTCCAGATATTACAGACATCTTCATGGCATTAAAACTAGAATATGTACATCTTtacaaaaaacaatacatttattaaaaaaagaatatgtacATGTCTTCAGCGTATAGCTGTCTgtacaacagcaaacacattatGGAAGGATGGCTGGTTTTATATCTTCATGTTGTTTTACACATACTGAAAGAGGAAATTACTTTTTACAGCCTTATTGTTGTCAAGGTATAAAACTACGTAAGTATATAGCACGCAGCAAATACAACTTGGACACTTATTTAAAAGTTGTTTACAGTAAATATAAAGGCCACTGGATATAATTCAAATACCTCACTTACACATCATAACTAAACGTTTCCTGGCTGCTTTTGAAGctcataatggcaccgtaatcaCAGTAATTGCACGCAGTAAAATACCTTTTCTTCAGACATTTGGCAAAGGTTATTAGTAGTCAAGACAATTTCAGTGCAACAATAATgccatttacacacaaacacaactaaaAAATATCAATCACACTTGTTAGTCTGAAAATAAAAACGTGGTCCAACATTAGCTCATGAACTCTGACAAATAAAGTGCACAAGCATTCattcaaatctattggactttAAATCTACTTTATGGAGAAAACGGCCGCAGACCTTCCTGTGAAAACGTAATGACTTCACCTCTTTCATGTCTGACTGCCAGCTGCAGCTTGCGATGGATGATTTGTGCAATACATTCACCTTAGTTAAGAGTAAAATCTAAAAACAATCAATCATGCCTAAAGCACTCTCCCCAAATGATCCCAGCCCATCAGAGCAACTCTACCATTTGACACATCATTTATTCTTTTGGTCTGACTAATCAATAAAGCTCAATGCACTgttacaaaatgtaaataaatatcacACATCTAAATATCATCCTATTTAGAAAAAACAAGCTTCCATCGACTGTCACTGGGCTGTCACTTTGTCCCCCCCCAACCAGATCACTGCTCCCCACCTTGAGCTCAGTCACTATTCATGTTTGCATTAAAAGGGTTAGTAGGAAATATGCTGCCTTTACATGTTTCTGCAATGAATTGGAAGATAATTAGCACTCTCAGACTTGTAAAAAACATGGCTTTAGCTAAGCTTAtcattagagggggggggggggtgtaacctCAATCTAAAGGCATGAACTTCGGATTCAAAGTTAATCAGTAAATGTGACACTTCACGGATCAGCAGGTGGATACTACAATATAACACTGATTGttagagaaaaagaaacagccCTCGT
Encoded here:
- the LOC119229557 gene encoding uncharacterized protein LOC119229557 isoform X2, producing the protein MRCVKMDDLDHSMHIAECDWTVFYEESEECDLPRPPLARHDSASLTDLEDSGNSSPVCSAGPKGPNAAANGDGVESSAAGCCLEEKNYSGCEKYTSRPNIQSAATGEGDLATKAEMRLAPSVGAEHLAKDPALKGEDGDVQMEGDVKRDPLPGDRAAVDLNESHAADRAARQGVTGAALGGEKERWFVTVNVSPAPRRPRAVPVRKRQRRKRNLKGKDTCRPGQDGSHEDGLELQIMGEHCEFDPEDVTTENPTRVKDLAEEDPESTHEGILSGASQMPLTPRAEDGWSEELVTPPSPKRSVGEPMTSGESAASDEFEDVVDFSSTHSSDSESFVSAAESLEEQRHSQSSSSPTENPNLLRLSANGGADDDAQGGHVPSRNTTLSPSVTAANSEGHERADATQTFPSAAVDKLAADADTPSETRGPPKRGISPPACGSPSGDRLLSVPDLTVTRCCCEADSPETYAEAAGHERPVYAISAFWDEMERLTINDILQLRGGGSGPPRGTPHVEDLVSLEDTREHSPCDGRLTDVSSTADSDYFTQPDESKPDRWSWDFSTSDAEEEYSSGNPSPEPKSDKGRSASGAGQEEETSTSNEGNATLVPSGDVARTRPEDEDEDAFASRRLARPRRITKSRSVQNVRALNAERLPAQVLPGDDESSRFLGAEGLLKASGSLLAPIPAPLTDGHYAIVFPEGFLDAFREDETESDFRCVPAYKPGDVSVSPGMDFPLWTFRDEMPFFSLHDEKPIPIFSSSRPTVRELTFSNPPWVFLSADREEDDDHFSPIRVSSRAFVHDSDCGAAASHGFYVWKSLMRKICFPDKGGSWRGTSGSWAVPVEKSADPSVSSAPSQLFRELAAQQSVWEAFRTTRREGIFSTLKQSDMCLVCIAFASWVLKSSDPDGADAWKAAVLANVSALSAIQYLRHYVKKKNPS
- the LOC119229557 gene encoding uncharacterized protein LOC119229557 isoform X1, producing the protein MQNTNIYIFFSFRLRSMRCVKMDDLDHSMHIAECDWTVFYEESEECDLPRPPLARHDSASLTDLEDSGNSSPVCSAGPKGPNAAANGDGVESSAAGCCLEEKNYSGCEKYTSRPNIQSAATGEGDLATKAEMRLAPSVGAEHLAKDPALKGEDGDVQMEGDVKRDPLPGDRAAVDLNESHAADRAARQGVTGAALGGEKERWFVTVNVSPAPRRPRAVPVRKRQRRKRNLKGKDTCRPGQDGSHEDGLELQIMGEHCEFDPEDVTTENPTRVKDLAEEDPESTHEGILSGASQMPLTPRAEDGWSEELVTPPSPKRSVGEPMTSGESAASDEFEDVVDFSSTHSSDSESFVSAAESLEEQRHSQSSSSPTENPNLLRLSANGGADDDAQGGHVPSRNTTLSPSVTAANSEGHERADATQTFPSAAVDKLAADADTPSETRGPPKRGISPPACGSPSGDRLLSVPDLTVTRCCCEADSPETYAEAAGHERPVYAISAFWDEMERLTINDILQLRGGGSGPPRGTPHVEDLVSLEDTREHSPCDGRLTDVSSTADSDYFTQPDESKPDRWSWDFSTSDAEEEYSSGNPSPEPKSDKGRSASGAGQEEETSTSNEGNATLVPSGDVARTRPEDEDEDAFASRRLARPRRITKSRSVQNVRALNAERLPAQVLPGDDESSRFLGAEGLLKASGSLLAPIPAPLTDGHYAIVFPEGFLDAFREDETESDFRCVPAYKPGDVSVSPGMDFPLWTFRDEMPFFSLHDEKPIPIFSSSRPTVRELTFSNPPWVFLSADREEDDDHFSPIRVSSRAFVHDSDCGAAASHGFYVWKSLMRKICFPDKGGSWRGTSGSWAVPVEKSADPSVSSAPSQLFRELAAQQSVWEAFRTTRREGIFSTLKQSDMCLVCIAFASWVLKSSDPDGADAWKAAVLANVSALSAIQYLRHYVKKKNPS